In the genome of Verrucomicrobiia bacterium, the window GGCGGAAGAATTACAGCAGATGGAAAAATTGCCGTACGAATTCAACCTCACGGTTTTCGCGGACCGGGCGACCGGTCTTCCGCGCTACATGGTCACGATCGGTGTTTACAACCAGCATGTGGAAACTTACGGCCGAGACAATTTGGATAGTTTCTATCACATTCATCCCACGCGCGAGTTGTCGCCGGAGGAGCAGGCTTATTTGAAAAACAAGCTTCGTGACCCCGGGGCCTTGAAGCGGGAAATCGAGCGCGGAGGCTTCAGCGTGATTCCTTCAGGCCTGGTGGGCGACCGCGTGCGCGACTATGACGGCGCGTACCAGCTCAAACCCGGCGGCTACGGCCACATTGCGACCGGGCTGGGCGTCACGCGTTACCAGCTCATCGCCCGCGAAGATCCGCGTTATCAGACACGCGACGCCTTGCGAGGCAGCCTGAAACAAATCGCGTGGGAGGGTCATTGGGCCGCGCGCGACGGCAAGGCGTTCACCGCGATCGCCGAAGAAGGCGGCGTCATCCTGCTCATCGAATTCCAGCCCCGCGGCGGAAATGCCGCGCAGTTCATCCGTTTTACGCCAGACGCGGTACCCGCGGTCAGGCCCGCGGTTCCGCCCGCGCCGGAAACGCGCAACGAGCTGCGCGAAGCGCCGGAAAATTACCACAAGAGAACGGTATTTGCCGACGACGCCGCGCAGCTCGCGGCGCGTGAAGTCGGAAGCGCTGTCGCGGACGCTTTTCTCGGAGACCTCGGCCTTGCCCCGCGCAAGCCCGCGCCGGAAGCCGCGAAGCTGGCGGATTCGCTGAACGTCCTTTACGAAAGAGGCATTGATGCGGAAGAGGCCGCGGATGCCCTGCGCTCGGTGATCTTGGACCAGGTCGAGGCCGCGCTCGCGGCGCGGCGCCAGGCGTTTCACGACGAAGGTGTTTCCGCCCAGATCCTGGAAACCGCGGTCAATCTGATCCAAGGCAGGGATTTGCATTTGCTCTCCAGCGGGGAAGTGCGTGAGGCGTTTCTCGAAGCTGCGCGGCTTATTTCCGACATGCCTACCGCGGGCTACAAAGTCAGCGAATGGGCGCAGAGCATTCGCCATCTCATCCTGCTCACGCCGAAATCCGCGGGGGCGACGGGCCAGGAAGGCCTGACCGACGAAAAAGTCCGTGCGGCGCGTGCGCTTGCGGACAGCATCAAAAACATTTCCGGCCGCGCGATCGTGGAATACCGTCTTTCGCGCAGGCTGCAGGACGCGCGCGACCGCTGGGCGCTTGCCGCGGAGCTTCTGGAATCCGTGCGCAATGCCGTGGCGCTCAATCCTAACCTGCAGGTGCGGCTTGTCGCTTCTTCGCGCACCGAGGAACGCAGGCTGCGCCGCGCGCTCGGGCGCATCACCCGCAAATACCATCAGGAGCTGGTCTCGGCCGGCCGTATCGTGATTGTGAATGCCTCAGCACTGCCGCAGTTCGACACCGCGCCGAATCTGGTCATTGCCGACGATGCCGGCACTTTGCCGCAGGTTTCCGGGCGCCGGGGTTTTGATTCGCTGAACTATGCGGACGGAAACCTCGTCTATTACGCGGGCGCGGAAAAAGTCACGCCCTCAGAAATTTTTCTCGCGGCCGCGGCCTCGCTTTCGAAAGACACACTGCAAGCTCTTGTCGCCTACGACAACGGCCTCGTGCGCGTGCGTTCCCAAGGCGCGCTCAGTCCTTTCGCGGTCGTGGCGCAAATCATGGAACAGGAAGTTCGCGAAAAACTTGCGGTGCAATCCGCCGCTTAATCCTTCGCTTTTCACCTCAAACTGCCGATGCCTTCTCTTATGAAAGAGCCTGAACCGAAACTAAAACCCAAATGGCGGGTCGTCAATCAAAGGACGGCGGAAGTCATCCTGCCTTTTCTCGAGATCGCGGACCATTTTTGGACCCGCTTCAAAGGCCTTCAGGGGAGAGCGGATCTCGAGCCCGGCCACGGCCTTTTGCTGGTGCCCTGTTCTTCCGTGCATACCTTTATGATGCGCTTTCCGATCGACCTGATCCTGCTCGACAGGACCGGCAAGGTCCTGGGCGTGAAATCCACAGTCCGTCCCTGGCGCATGGTAGCCCCGGTTTCTCAAACCTATGCCATAATTGAAGTTAAAGGGGGAAGCGCGCTTGCGGTGTCCCCCGGGGACTTGCTTCGCCTCGAAAGAGTCCAGGGACAGGAGCTTCCCGCCTCCCTGGGTTTTTTATTAAAACCTTAAACCCCCCGCAAGGCCTGTGGTATAATCCAATCCTTCTTTATCCGTATTGATGCCAATGCTTTGGAAGAATCTTCCTGCGGTAAATCCCGTTGAGGAATCAGGAGCTGCAATGCCGGTAATGCCTATTCAGAGTTCCATCGGAAAAAAAGCGGTCATGGCCTTGTCGGGACTGGTCCTGTTTGGGTTTATCGTGGCTCATTTGCTGGGGAACCTTAGTATTTATGCCGGGCCGGACGGGATCAACGCTTATGCGGTTCACCTCCGCGAACTGGGGCCGCTCCTCTGGATCGCGCGCCTGGTTCTGATCACCGCGCTCCTCCTTCATGTCGGCACCGCGATTTGCCTGACCCGGGAGAACCGCGCGGCACGTCCCGTGCCTTACGTTTATAAGAGCAGCATCCAGGCGACTTACGCGGCGCGAACCATGATGGTCTCGGGGCTCATCGTTCTGGCCTTTGTGATTTACCATCTGCTGCATTTCACATTCGGCGTCACGCACCCGCAGCTGGCGCATCTGGAAGACGCCAAGGGGCGTCATGACGTTTACACCATGGTCGTCAAAAGTTTCCAGAATCCGGTCGTGGCGCTCTCGTACGTCGTGGCGCAGGTTCTTCTGGCCATGCACCTGAGCCACGGGATTTACAGCCTGTTCCAGTCGCTCGGGCTTCGCCATGAAAAATGTTTTCCCATGCTGAAGAAAGCGGCGTTTGCCGTGGCCTGGACGATTTTCGCGGGCTACATCTCGATTCCGCTGAGCGCTCTCTTCGGTATCCTGAAAGCCGGAGGCGCGGTATGACGCTCGACGGCAGAGTTCCCGAGGGACCGCTTCACGAAAAATGGGATCGGCACAAGATGGCCATGAAGCTGGTCAATCCGGCCAACAAGCGCAAGTACAAGGTGCTGGTCGTGGGCACGGGCCTCGCCGGCGCTTCCGCCGCGGCCTCGATGGCCGAACTCGGCTATCAGGTCGAGAGCTTCTGCTTCCAGGACAGTCCGCGGCGCGCGCACAGCATCGCGGCGCAGGGCGGCATCAACGCGGCGAAGAATTATCCTAACGACGGCGATTCGATCGAGCGCCTTTTCTACGATACAGTGAAGGGCGGCGACTTCCGCTCGCGCGAAGCCAACGTTTACCGCCTCGCGCAGGTGAGCGTGAACATCATCGACCAATGCGTGGCCCAGGGCGTTCCGTTTGCCCGCGAGTACAGCGGCTACCTGACCAACCGTTCGTTCGGCGGCGCGCAGGTTTCCCGCACGTTTTACGCGCGCGGCCAGACAGGCCAGCAGCTCCTTCTCGGCGCTTACCAGGCGCTCGAGCGCCAGATCGGCCTCGGTAAAGTAAAGATGCATCCGCGCACGGAAATGCTCGACCTTGTCGTCGTGGACGGCCATGCGAAAGGCATCGTGACGCGCTGCCTGATCACAGGCAAAATCGAAAGCTGGGCCGGCGATGCGGTCGTGCTTGCGACCGGCGGCTATGGCAATGTGTTTTACCTTTCGACGAACGCCAAGGGCTGCAACGTGACCGCGATCCACCGCGCATACAAAAAGGGCGCTTTCATGGCGAACCCCTGCTACACGCAGATCCACCCGACCTGCATTCCGGTGAGCGGCGACTATCAGTCGAAACTCACGCTGATGTCGGAATCGCTGCGCAACGACGGCCGCGTGTGGGTGCCGAAGAAAAAAGGCGATAACCGTCCGCCGCACCAGATTCCGGAAGACGAGCGCGATTATTTTCTGGAGCGCAAGTATCCCAGCTTCGGCAATCTCGCGCCGCGCGACATTTCTTCGCGCAGCTGCAAGGAAGCCTGCGACGACGGCCGCGGCGTGGGCCCGGGCGGCCAGGGCGTGTACCTTGATTTCGCGGATGCCATCAAGCGGCTCGGCATGCCGGTGATTAAGGAACGTTACGGCAACTTGCTGCACATGTACGAGAAGATCACGGGCGAGAATCCGTACGAGCGCCCGATGCGCATTTATCCCGCGATCCATTACACGATGGGCGGGCTCTGGGTCGATTACAACCTGATGAGCAACCTGCCGGGCCTTTTCGTGGTGGGCGAAGCGAATTTTTCCGATCACGGCGCGAACCGCTTGGGTGCTTCGGCGCTGATGCAGGGCCTGGCCGACGGCTATTTTGTGCTGCCTTACACGATCGCGGATTATCTGGCGCGCGTGAAGCCGGGTTCGGCGAAGGTGGATCAGGCGGAATTCAAAAAAGCCGCGGACGGCGCCGCCGAGCTGACGAAAAAACTATTGTCCATCAACGGCAAGCGCACGGTCGACGAAATCCACCGCGAGCTGGGCAAACTGCTCTGGGACAAATGCGGCATGGCGCGCACCGAAGCCAGCCTGAAAGAGGCGCTTCAGATCATCCCGAAAATCCGCGAAGAGTTCTGGAAAAACGTGAAGGTGACCGGCAAAGGCGAAGAGCTCAACCAGTCTCTCGAAAAGGCGGGCCGCGTCGCCGACTTCCTGGAGTTTGCCGAACTGCTCTGTCTCGATGCGCTGACGCGCAACGAATCCTGCGGCGGGCATTTCCGCGTGGAATACCAGACCGAAGAGGGCGAAGCCAAGCGCGACGACGCGAATTACTGCCATGTCTCCGCGTGGGAATTCAAAGGTGTGGACCAGAAGCCGGTCCTGCACAAAGAGAAGCTGGAATACGAGCACATCCACCTGGCTCAAAGGAGTTATAAATAATGAACCTCAAGCTGCATGTGTGGCGCCAGGCCGGCCGCGACGACAAGGGCAAGATGGTCACGTACGAGCTGAAAGACATCAACGACCACATGTCTTTTCTCGAGATGC includes:
- a CDS encoding DUF192 domain-containing protein, encoding MKEPEPKLKPKWRVVNQRTAEVILPFLEIADHFWTRFKGLQGRADLEPGHGLLLVPCSSVHTFMMRFPIDLILLDRTGKVLGVKSTVRPWRMVAPVSQTYAIIEVKGGSALAVSPGDLLRLERVQGQELPASLGFLLKP
- a CDS encoding succinate dehydrogenase cytochrome b subunit, whose product is MPVMPIQSSIGKKAVMALSGLVLFGFIVAHLLGNLSIYAGPDGINAYAVHLRELGPLLWIARLVLITALLLHVGTAICLTRENRAARPVPYVYKSSIQATYAARTMMVSGLIVLAFVIYHLLHFTFGVTHPQLAHLEDAKGRHDVYTMVVKSFQNPVVALSYVVAQVLLAMHLSHGIYSLFQSLGLRHEKCFPMLKKAAFAVAWTIFAGYISIPLSALFGILKAGGAV
- a CDS encoding fumarate reductase/succinate dehydrogenase flavoprotein subunit, translating into MTLDGRVPEGPLHEKWDRHKMAMKLVNPANKRKYKVLVVGTGLAGASAAASMAELGYQVESFCFQDSPRRAHSIAAQGGINAAKNYPNDGDSIERLFYDTVKGGDFRSREANVYRLAQVSVNIIDQCVAQGVPFAREYSGYLTNRSFGGAQVSRTFYARGQTGQQLLLGAYQALERQIGLGKVKMHPRTEMLDLVVVDGHAKGIVTRCLITGKIESWAGDAVVLATGGYGNVFYLSTNAKGCNVTAIHRAYKKGAFMANPCYTQIHPTCIPVSGDYQSKLTLMSESLRNDGRVWVPKKKGDNRPPHQIPEDERDYFLERKYPSFGNLAPRDISSRSCKEACDDGRGVGPGGQGVYLDFADAIKRLGMPVIKERYGNLLHMYEKITGENPYERPMRIYPAIHYTMGGLWVDYNLMSNLPGLFVVGEANFSDHGANRLGASALMQGLADGYFVLPYTIADYLARVKPGSAKVDQAEFKKAADGAAELTKKLLSINGKRTVDEIHRELGKLLWDKCGMARTEASLKEALQIIPKIREEFWKNVKVTGKGEELNQSLEKAGRVADFLEFAELLCLDALTRNESCGGHFRVEYQTEEGEAKRDDANYCHVSAWEFKGVDQKPVLHKEKLEYEHIHLAQRSYK